The genomic region GCGTACCTCGTTCTTGTTCGCCACGTCGGTTCCCCTACAGGTCCACGGGATCGGGTTTCTGCGGATCGATGCCGTATTTCTCGATCGCCTTGCTCGCCGCGCCGGCGTCCAGCTTGCCGTCGGCCGCGAGCGCCGCCAGCGTCGCCGCGACGATGTAGCGCCTGTCCACCTCGAAATGATCGCGCAACGCCGCGCGGGCATCGCTGCGGCCGAAGCCGTCGGTGCCGAGCGTGACGTAACGACCGGGGACCCACTCGCGCACCTGGTCCGGCACGGCGGTCATGTAATCCGTCGCCGCGACGAACGGCCCCTCGCGTCCCTCCAGGCACTGCTCGACGAAGCACTTCTCCGGCGCCTCTTCAGGGTGCAGCCGGTTGCGACGCGTCACCGACAACGCATCGCGGCGCAACTCGTTGAAGCTCGTCACGCTCCACACGTCGGCATCCACGCCGTGCTCCTCGGCCAGCATGTCGGCGGCGCCGAGCACCTCGCGAAGAATCGTGCCCGAGCCGAACAGCTGGACCCGGGGGCGCTTCTTCTTGCCTTCACCGGCATTGCGCAACTCGTACATGCCCTTGAGCACGCCCTCGTGCGACTCCGGCGGCAACGCGGGGTGGCGGTAGTTCTCGTTCATGCAGGTGATGTAATAGAAGATCCGCTCCTGGTCCACGAACATGCGCTGCAGCCCGTCGTGCACGATCACCGCCAGCTCGCCGGCATAAGCCGGGTCGTAGGAGCGGCAGTTCGGGACCGTGGACGACAGCAGGTGGCTGTGGCCGTCCTGGTGCTGCAGGCCCTCGCCGGCCAGCGTGGTCCGCCCCGCCGTTCCGCCGATGAGGAAACCGCGCGCCTGCGAATCGCCGGCCGCCCAGATGAAGTCGCCGACGCGCTGGAAGCCGAACATCGAGTAGAAGAGATAGAACGGCACCATGTTCACGCCGTGGTTGGCGTAGGCCGTGCCCGCCGCGGTCCAGGCACACAGCGCACCCGCCTCGTCGATGCCCAGCTGCAGGATCTGCCCGGTCTTGTCTTCCTTGTAATAACTCAGCGTGTCGGAGTCCTGCGGCGTGTAGAGCTGGCCTTCGCGCGACCAGATGCCGAACTGGCGGAACATGCCTTCCATGCCGAAGGTGCGCGCTTCGTCGGGCACGATGGGCACCACGTTCTTGCCGATCAGCTTGTCGCGGCACAGGGCGGTGAGCATGCGCACCATCGCCATGGTGGTGGAGATCTCGCGCTCCCCGCTACCCTCGAGCTGGCCCTTGAAGACTTCCTCGAGCTTCGGCAGGCGCAGGGCCTCGGCCTTGGTGATCCGGCGCGGGAGATAGCCGCCGAGCGCCTTGCGCCTTTCCTTCAGGTAGCGGGTCTCCGGGCTGTCGTCGGCCGGCTTGCGGAAGGGCACGTCCTTGATCTCCTCGTCGGAGATCGGCAGGTCGAAGCGGTCGCGGAAGGCACGCAGATCCTTTTCGTCGAGCTTCTTCTGCTGGTGGGCGATCATCCGGCCCTCGCCGGCTGCGCCCATGCCATAACCCTTGACCGTCTTGGCGAGAATCACCACCGGACGGCCCTCGGTCTCCACCGCTTCCTTGTAGGCGGCATAGACCTTGCCGCGGCTGTGCCCGCCGCGGTTCAGGTTCCAGATCTCGTCGTCCGACATGTTGGCGACCATCGCCTTCAGTTCGGGGTACTTGCCGAAGAAATGCTCGCGCACGAAGGCGCCGTCCTTCGACTTGAAATTCTGGTAATCGCCATCGACGCATTCCTCCATGCGCTTGCGCAAGAGGCCCTTGTCGTCGCGCGCCAGCAACGCGTCCCAGCCATGGCCCCAGATGACCTTGATGACCTTCCAGCCGGCACCCTGGAACGCGGCCTCGAGTTCCTGGATGATCTTGCCGTTGCCGCGCACCGGGCCGTCGAGACGCTGCAGGTTGCAGTTGATGACGAACACCAGGTTGTCGAGGCCCTCGCGTACCGGCAGGCCGATCTCGCCCATCGACTCGGGCTCGTCCATTTCGCCGTCGCCCATGAAGGCCCAGACCTTGCGGTCCGAAGGTTCCACGAGGCCCCGATGCTCGAGGTACTTGGTGAACTTCGCCTGGAAGATCGCCTGCATCGGCCCGAGGCCCATCGACACCGTGGGGAACTGCCAGTAGTCCGGCATCAGCCAGGGGTGCGGGTAGGACGACAGCCCGCCGCTGACTTCCTGGCGGAACTTGAGCAGGTCCTCTTCGCCGAGCCGGCCCTCGAGGAACGAGCGCGCGTAGATGCCTGGTGACGAGTGGCCCTGGATGAAGATCATGTCGCCGCGACTCTCTTCCGTCGCGCCGCGCCAGAAGTGCTGGAAGCCGACCTCGTAGAGCGTCAGCGAGGACGCGTAGCTCGCGATGTGGCCGCCGTATTCCGAGGACTCGCGGTTGGCGTGCACGACCATCGCCATCGCGTTCCAACGCAGCCACGCCTCGATACGTTTCTCGATGGCGCGATCGCCGGGATAGGACGGTTCGCGCGCCGGCGAGATCGTGTTGAGGTAGGCCGTGTTGGGCGTGAACGGCAGGTAGTGACCGGCGCGCCGCACATGGTCGATGAGGCGATCGACGAGCCAGTGCGCGCGCTCCCCGCCGTGCGCCTGCAGCACGGAGTCGATGGCCTCGAGCCACTCTCGTGTCCCGTCCGGATCCTCGTCGTGGAAACTCGGGTCATAAGACATTTTTCAGGGCTCCGTGGACTTGAATGCGAGGGCTGAAAAGTCGCCGTTCAGGTGAATGTTCGCGGCCTTGCTGATAGGATGTGGCCCCGCAACATAAGCTGTTGCGGGCCCGATAATCTTCGGGGCTTGCTCTTGTCGAGGTCAAGGATAACTCATGTCGAGCCTGTTGCCGGAAGGTCATCTCCCCCGCATCGCACAACGCCGTGATTCGCGGGCGCTGCCCCAACTCGACCACCTCGTCATCGTGGTTTCGACGAAAGCGGGCAAGGCCGCCTGGGCAGCGCTGCCTGCGGGCCAGGCGCTGGCCGCTGCAGCCCGGCGCCGGGAGATGACCAAGGCGGGCTCCGTGTTCACACTGCACCTGGAGGATCCCTGTGCCGTGACGGTCGGGATCGCCGATCCGGACGCCACGCCGTTCACCTGGCTCACGCTGGCCAGGAAGCTCGCCGCCGAAACACGTTCGGGCCGCCCGGCGAAAATCGGCGTGATGACCTGTGGCGCACCCGAGGACAAGGCGGCAACCTGGCTCGAGGCGGCCGTCTCCGGCCTGCTCGCCGCCGAAGCGGAGATGCCGCGCTTTCGCAGCAATGTTGAGCGGCGTGCGTCTCGCCAAGTCACGATCACGCTGCTCGACGAGGCGCCCGCGCTCGACGTGGCACGCGTGCGCGCGGAAGCGGAAGGTAACCATCTCGCGCGCTGGCTGACGGCCCTCCCCCCGAATCGCCTCGACGCGGCCGCCTATCGGGACCTGGTCGCGGAACTCGCGGACCGCGAAGGCTGGGAGTTTTCCTTCCGCGACGAGGTCGCCCTGAAGAAAGAGGGTGCGGGCGCGTTCCTCGCAGTCGCGCGCAGCAATCCGCACCGCGACGCCGGCATCGTCCGGCTGCGATACCGCCCGCCGAAGGCACCGAAGAACGCGGCGCCGATCGCGCTCGTGGGCAAGGGGATCTGCTTCGACACCGGCGGAAACAACCTGAAGCCATTCCGCAGCATGCTCGACATGCACGAGGACATGCAGGGCAGCGCCGTTGCGCTCGGCACGCTGCTGGCGCTGACGCGCATCGCCTATCCGCAGCCCGTGGACTGCTGGCTGGCGATCACGGAGAACCGGATCGGCCCGGATGCCTACAAGTCCCGCGACGTCGTCACGGCGGCGAACGGCGTGACCATCGAGGTGATCCATACGGACGCCGAGGGCCGCATGGTGCTGGCCGACACGCTGACGCTGGCCGCGCGCGCGGAGCCGGCAGTGATCATCGACTACGCGACGCTCACGGGCGCCTGCGTGGCCGCCCTGACCTACCGCTACAGCGGCGTGTTCGGCAACCGCGATGCGGTGCTGGACGTCGCGGTGACGGCCGGGCGCAGCAGCGGCGAACGTACCTGGGCCTTCCCGATGGACGAGGATTTCGACGAGGCGATCGAGAGTCGCATGGCCGACGTCATGCAGTGCTCCACGGACAACGACGGTGACCACATCCTCGCGGCGCGCTTCCTGCAACGTTTCGTGCCGCGCGAAACGCCCTGGCTCCACGTCGATCTCTCGGCAGGCCATCGCAAGGGCGGGCTGGGCCTCGCGCCGACCGCGCAGACGGGCTTCGGCGTGCGCCTGACGCTCGCCATGCTGCTGGACCACGGACTGCTGGACGCAGTGAACAGCAACGGGAGCGGAAAGCAATGAAACTGCAGATGAGGCGGCCGGACGACTGGCACCTGCACTTGCGCGACGGGGCACTGCTCTCGGCCGTGGTGCCGCACACGGCCTTGCGCTTCGCACGCGCCGTGGTCATGCCGAACCTGTCCCCACCGGTGACAACGACCGCGGCGGCGCTCGCCTACCGCGAGCGGATCCTGGCGGCCGTGCCGGCGGGGATGCGTTTCGAACCGCTCATGACGCTGTATCTCACGGACAACACGCCGCCGGAGGAGATCCGCCGCGCCGCCGCCAGTGGCGCCGTCATCGGCGTGAAACTCTACCCGGCCGGGGCGACGACGAACTCCGACTCCGGCGTGACGAATATCGCGCACTGCGCGGCGGCCATCGCCGCCATCGAGGAGACCGGCCTGGTGCTGCAGGTTCATGGCGAGGTCACCGCCGACGAGATCGACGTGTTCGACCGGGAACGGGTGTTCATCGAGAAGGTGCTCGGCCCCGTGGTGGAGCGCCACCCGAAGCTGAAAGTCGTGCTGGAGCATGTCACGACCGCCGACGGCATCGATTTCGTCAGCCAGGCGCGCCCGGGCATCGCGGCCACCATCACGCCGCAGCACATGATGCTCAACCGCAACGCGCTGTTCGC from Wenzhouxiangella sp. XN24 harbors:
- the aceE gene encoding pyruvate dehydrogenase (acetyl-transferring), homodimeric type, which gives rise to MSYDPSFHDEDPDGTREWLEAIDSVLQAHGGERAHWLVDRLIDHVRRAGHYLPFTPNTAYLNTISPAREPSYPGDRAIEKRIEAWLRWNAMAMVVHANRESSEYGGHIASYASSLTLYEVGFQHFWRGATEESRGDMIFIQGHSSPGIYARSFLEGRLGEEDLLKFRQEVSGGLSSYPHPWLMPDYWQFPTVSMGLGPMQAIFQAKFTKYLEHRGLVEPSDRKVWAFMGDGEMDEPESMGEIGLPVREGLDNLVFVINCNLQRLDGPVRGNGKIIQELEAAFQGAGWKVIKVIWGHGWDALLARDDKGLLRKRMEECVDGDYQNFKSKDGAFVREHFFGKYPELKAMVANMSDDEIWNLNRGGHSRGKVYAAYKEAVETEGRPVVILAKTVKGYGMGAAGEGRMIAHQQKKLDEKDLRAFRDRFDLPISDEEIKDVPFRKPADDSPETRYLKERRKALGGYLPRRITKAEALRLPKLEEVFKGQLEGSGEREISTTMAMVRMLTALCRDKLIGKNVVPIVPDEARTFGMEGMFRQFGIWSREGQLYTPQDSDTLSYYKEDKTGQILQLGIDEAGALCAWTAAGTAYANHGVNMVPFYLFYSMFGFQRVGDFIWAAGDSQARGFLIGGTAGRTTLAGEGLQHQDGHSHLLSSTVPNCRSYDPAYAGELAVIVHDGLQRMFVDQERIFYYITCMNENYRHPALPPESHEGVLKGMYELRNAGEGKKKRPRVQLFGSGTILREVLGAADMLAEEHGVDADVWSVTSFNELRRDALSVTRRNRLHPEEAPEKCFVEQCLEGREGPFVAATDYMTAVPDQVREWVPGRYVTLGTDGFGRSDARAALRDHFEVDRRYIVAATLAALAADGKLDAGAASKAIEKYGIDPQKPDPVDL
- a CDS encoding leucyl aminopeptidase family protein; the encoded protein is MSSLLPEGHLPRIAQRRDSRALPQLDHLVIVVSTKAGKAAWAALPAGQALAAAARRREMTKAGSVFTLHLEDPCAVTVGIADPDATPFTWLTLARKLAAETRSGRPAKIGVMTCGAPEDKAATWLEAAVSGLLAAEAEMPRFRSNVERRASRQVTITLLDEAPALDVARVRAEAEGNHLARWLTALPPNRLDAAAYRDLVAELADREGWEFSFRDEVALKKEGAGAFLAVARSNPHRDAGIVRLRYRPPKAPKNAAPIALVGKGICFDTGGNNLKPFRSMLDMHEDMQGSAVALGTLLALTRIAYPQPVDCWLAITENRIGPDAYKSRDVVTAANGVTIEVIHTDAEGRMVLADTLTLAARAEPAVIIDYATLTGACVAALTYRYSGVFGNRDAVLDVAVTAGRSSGERTWAFPMDEDFDEAIESRMADVMQCSTDNDGDHILAARFLQRFVPRETPWLHVDLSAGHRKGGLGLAPTAQTGFGVRLTLAMLLDHGLLDAVNSNGSGKQ
- the pyrC gene encoding dihydroorotase, giving the protein MKLQMRRPDDWHLHLRDGALLSAVVPHTALRFARAVVMPNLSPPVTTTAAALAYRERILAAVPAGMRFEPLMTLYLTDNTPPEEIRRAAASGAVIGVKLYPAGATTNSDSGVTNIAHCAAAIAAIEETGLVLQVHGEVTADEIDVFDRERVFIEKVLGPVVERHPKLKVVLEHVTTADGIDFVSQARPGIAATITPQHMMLNRNALFAGGLRPHHYCLPVLKAERHREAVCAAATSGDARFFLGTDSAPHSRSSKESSCGCAGIFSAPVGIEVYAEVFEAAGRLERLEAFASEYGARFYGLPLNDDTITLEKRSWRPPAEYVAGEERIVPFRSGEPVAWSLVQDPS